Proteins from one Rosa chinensis cultivar Old Blush chromosome 7, RchiOBHm-V2, whole genome shotgun sequence genomic window:
- the LOC112176037 gene encoding arabinosyltransferase XEG113: protein MGWRNSFDNSKPLFVAVYATVIVGILFSSLYVISAIYSGKAATFSATSFQNNVGSSSLEQAPNVSQPAIVQGVSAPKLESQNVSMRPIWEAPPRTNKMPRLKTFRLTKELVQQRVKDNVVIVTFGNYAFMDFILTWVKHLTDLGISNLLVGAMDTKLLEALYWKGVPVFDMGSHMSTIDVGWGSPTFHKMGREKVILIDSILPYGFELLMCDTDMVWLKNPLPFLSRYPEADVLTSSDQVVPTVADDRLDIWQQVGAAYNIGIFHWRPTDPAKKLAKEWKDMLLADDKIWDQNGFNDLVRKQLGPSVDGESELVYAYDGSLKLGILPASIFCSGHTYFVQAMYQQLRLEPYAVHTTFQYAGTDGKRHRLREGMVFYDPPEYYDAPGGFLTFKPSIPKILLLEGQHTVESHFALVNYQIKQIRMALAIASVLNRTLVMPPLWCRLDRLWFPHPGVLEGSLTRQPFLCPLDHVFEVNVMLKELPVEEFGPQINIREYSFFDNPLMPKQVKDSWLEVQLCQEGIRDCLASNNTSPSGVLRFPKRSSEETLKTVFSSFKDVNVIQFSSMQDAFLGFADKIREERFRNRVKRYVGIWCCVAEHTPGHIYYDMYWDEKPGWKPIPPQNPQDDHPPP from the exons ATGGGTTGGAGAAATTCGTTCGATAACTCGAAGCCACTGTTCGTGGCTGTATACGCCACCGTCATAGTTGGGATTCTCTTCTCATCTTTGTATGTCATATCCGCCATTTACTCCGGCAAGGCTGCTACATTTTCCGCCACCTCCTTTCAGAACA ATGTTGGTTCTTCCTCTTTAGAGCAAGCACCCAATGTTTCACAGCCGGCGATTGTTCAAGGGGTGTCCGCACCTAAATTAGAGAGTCAAAATGTGTCAATGAGGCCTATCTGGGAAGCTCCCCCACGCACAAACAAAATGCCACGGTTGAAGACTTTTAGACTGACCAAAGAACTGGTTCAGCAAAGAGTGAAGGATAATGTAGTTATAGTGACCTTTGGTAACTATGCATTTATGGATTTTATCTTGACATGGGTTAAACACTTGACTGATCTGGGGATTTCTAACCTTCTCGTTG GTGCAATGGATACCAAACTGTTGGAGGCTTTGTATTGGAAAGGTGTTCCAGTATTTGATATGGGCAGCCATATGAGCACAATAGATGTTGGATGGGGATCGCCGACATTCCACAAGATGGGAAGAGAAAAAGTTATACTGATAGACTCAATCCTCCCGTATGGTTTTGAGCTCTTGATGTGTGATACAGACATGGTTTGGTTAAAG AACCCTCTTCCATTTCTTTCCCGCTATCCTGAAGCAGATGTCCTAACGTCTAGTGATCAAGTTGTACCTACAGTAGCTGATGACAGGCTGGACATCTGGCAACAAG TTGGTGCTGCCTATAATATTGGAATTTTCCACTGGCGGCCAACTGACCCTGCTAAAAAATTGGCTAAAGAATGGAAAGATATGCTTCTAGCTGATGACAAGATATGGGACCAGAATGGGTTTAACGATCTTGTAAGGAAGCAGTTAGGACCATCTGTTGATGGAGAAAGTGAACTTGTATATGCTTATGATGGAAGTCTCAAGCTAGGAATTTTGCCTGCGAGTATATTTTGTAGTGGGCatacatattttgtccag GCCATGTACCAGCAATTGAGGTTGGAGCCGTATGCAGTGCATACCACATTCCAGTATGCGGGTACTGATGGAAAGCGCCACCGACTACGTGAAGGAATGGTTTTCTATGACCCGCCAGAATACTATGATGCACCAG GGGGTTTTTTGACTTTTAAGCCATCTATTCCTAAGATCTTGTTACTTGAGGGGCAGCATACTGTTGAATCACATTTTGCTCTTGTTAATTACCAA ATAAAACAAATAAGGATGGCACTTGCTATTGCTTCTGTGTTAAATCGCACCCTG GTCATGCCTCCACTATGGTGCAGGTTGGACAGGCTGTGGTTTCCCCACCCTGGAGTTCTCGAGGGATCTTTGACTAGACAGCCTTTTCTTTGCCCTCTAGACCATGTATTTGAG GTAAATGTCATGCTCAAGGAATTGCCAGTGGAAGAATTTGGGCCCCAGATCAATATTAGAGAGTACTCATTCTTTGACAATCCATTGATGCCAAAACAG GTGAAAGATTCATGGCTTGAAGTCCAGCTTTGTCAAGAAGGAATTCGAGACTGTCTGGCATCAAATAATACAAGCCCATCAGGAGTGCTCAGATTTCCAAAGAGAAGCAGTGAAGAGACG TTAAAGACAGTATTTTCCTCGTTCAAAGATGTCAATGTAATTCAGTTTTCATCAATGCAAGATGCGTTCCTTGGTTTTGCTGACAAG ATAAGGGAAGAGAGATTCAGGAATCGCGTGAAGCGATACGTTGGTATATGGTGTTGTGTAGCTGAGCATACTCCTGGCCACATATATTATGACATGTACTGGGATGAGAAACCAGGTTGGAAACCTATCCCACCTCAAAACCCACAGGATGACCACCCACCACCGTGA